ACCGGAAACTTCGACTTGGTAAATATCCTCTACAGGCAAAACTCGACTTACACCGCCGCACTCTCAAAGAAGCGCGTGATGAGGTCATTAAATTCTTGCAACAATGCATGCGAATGGACATTCGAACTGTCATCATAGTCCATGGCCGTGGTGAACGTTCTAATCCGCCTGCCTTGATGAAAAGTTACTTGGCTAACTGGCTGACTCAGATTAAGGATGTACAGTGTGTTCACAGTGCTCAACGCTTCCATGGCGGTAGTGGCGCTGTCTATGTCATGCTTAGAAAGAGCCAAGAGAAGAAGCTTGAAAACCGCGAACGTCATCAAAAACGCATGAGTTAAGTGACTTAACGCCAAGTTGGGTATAAAATACGCGACCTTTAAATCAGACCAACATAGAGTGATTACTTCGCATGTCGAACTCTGCTGACGGAAAACGTCTCAACAAATACATCAGTGAAACGGGCTTTTGCTCGCGTCGTGAAGCGGATAGGCTCATTGAGCAACAACGCGTGACGATTAACGGCAAGGTGCCAGAAATGGGCACTAAGGTTATGCCGAGTGATAATGTTGAGATTGATGGCAAGCCAGTTCGCAGTAAAGAGAAACCAATCTATATCGCTCTGAATAAGCCGACAGGCATCACGTGTACGACAGAACGTGACGTCCCTGGAAACATCGTTGACTTCGTCGGCCACCACAAGCGTATCTTTCCTATCGGTCGCCTGGACAAGCCATCTGATGGTCTTATTTTCTTGACCAATGACGGCGATATCGTCAATAAGATCCTGCGCGCTGGTAATAACCACGAGAAAGAGTACGTGGTTCGTGTCGACAAGCCAATCACCAAGGACTTCATCAAGAAAATGGGCGCGGGTGTCGCTATCTTAGATACGGTTACTCTACCGTGTAAGGTCGAGCAAGAGACCAAGTTCTCATTTCGTATTACGCTAACGCAGGGGCTTAACCGTCAGATCCGTCGTATGTGTGAAGCTTTGGGTTATGACGTCCTTAAGCTGCGCCGTGTGCGTATCATGAATATCTCAATCGATGGGATCCCGAACGGAAAATGGCGCTACCTCTCTGATGAAGAAGTTGCCGAGATCCTGCGTATGTGTGAAGGCTCCGTCAGCACTGAAGAAGCCTCTCGTAAAGATGCAAAAGGTCGCCACATCACTAAGGCAACTGATGCAAAACTGCATGATGCGCGCCGCGAGGCCAAACGTGACAAAGAGCGTGAAGGTAAGCGCGACAAGATGAAGACCTATTCTGGTCATGGCGCGGATGAGTACCGTCGTGGTCCGAGCAAACGTCGCCACTCAGACTCTGAGAATGGCCGTAACGAAAGCAGTCGTGGTGGCAAGCCTAGTCAGCGTAAGCCAAACCAATCAGGTAATAAGTCTCGCCCTTCAAAGCCAAACAACAAGCGACCAGTGAACCCTAAAGCGGGACAGTCTGATTCGGGGCAACGTAAGCCGCGTGTCGGTGGAACCCTATCTCTGAAAAAGTAAGCGGCATAATAACCGCTGTTAGGCCTCACAGAGATTAACAAACTTAGCTCGAGTTAGCGCTGCCAAATCGGATGGTGCTAACTCAATCTCCAATCCCCTTTTGCCCGCACTCACACACATGGTATCGCGGTCTTGTGCCGTGCTATGAATAAACGTTGGCAGTGCTTTTTTCTGCCCTAGTGGACTAATGCCTCCAAGCACGTACCCTGTCGTCTTCTGAGCAATGTCTTTGTCTGCCATGTCTGCTTTTTTGCCACCAGCCGCCTTGGCTGCAAGTTTCAGATTCAGTTTTTCTTCAACAGGTATGACGGCAACCGCTAGATTTTTGGGCTCACCGTTAATGGCGAACAGCAGCGTTTTGAAGACACTTTCTGGATCTTGCCCTAACGCCTCGACCGCTTCCAGTCCATAGCTTTCATGGCGTGGGTCATGATCATATTGATGCACGGTGTGGGTGATTTTCTTCTTCTTTGCCAGATTGATTGCTGGTGTCATTGCCTACTCCAAAATGCACGACGTGGCGAGTCTATGCTTACTCGCAAAACAAAAAAACGGTGCCAATTGGCACCGCTCTATTTATTGAATAAAAACCCGTTAATGTCTAGTTCTTATAGACAATTTCGCCTTTAGGCTGGTACTTATTCACATCGATCGGGCTATTTGCTTCTAGGTAGTCTTTCAATACTTCAGCATCGACGAAGCCCGTGTTTACGTGGCCAGGGTGACCTGTTAGTTTCGGATAGCCGTCACCACCCGCTGCGTTAAAGCTCGGTACCGTGAAGCGGTAAGTGGCTTTGGGGTCAAGAGCTTTGCCGTTGATAACCACGTCAGATACTTGGTCCTTATCGACAGTCATTGAAATACCGGCGAACTGCGCATAGGCACCAGAATCAACAGGTTTGGTTGCGACAACATTGAGATAATCAAGAACTTCTGCACCTGTCATGTCAGTGTAAGTAATGATGTTGCCAAATGGCTGAACAATCAGCACATCTTTGTACGTCACATCGCCTTCTGCGATTGAGTCACGTACACCGCCTGAGTTCATCACCGCAAAATCGGCTTTAGCACGCTCCATGTGAGCAGTACCAATTAGACGACCTAGATTGGTTTGGCTAAAGCGAACCACATTACGGTCGCCTTCCAGCTTGCCATTGGTTTCACCAATCTTAGCACCGAGTTGCTCCTGACCTTTCTCTTGGAACGGAGTCAAGAAGGCCAGCAGTTCTGCATCTTGCTTGATCTCATCTTCAACAAGAACACGCTGTTTCTTACCGTCAACTTTTACTTTCTTCTTCAGGTTCACTGGAATAAGGTCATAGCTCACCATATTCAGCTCGCCATTTTTGAACTCATAGTCGGCACGACCGACATATTTGCCCCACTCGTACGCTTGAACAATCCAAGTACCATTTTGGATATCTGGTTTACACTCGTCGCTTGGCTTGAAGTTCTTCTTCACGACGTTTGGACCTTCCATACATACAGGCTCTTGAGAGTGACCACCAACGATCATATCGAGGTCGCCTTCGTTCAAGTAGCGAGCAAGCGCAACGTCACCCGGTGCGTTCACACCACGCTGACCGTTCTCGTAGTGACCCATGTGAGTTACCGCGAAAATAAGATCGGGTTTTTCTGTTTCTTTAAGCTCGGCAATCAGTTTTTTAGCTTCTACTTTCGGGTCGCGGAACTCAATACCACCGATGTACTCAGGGTTGCCGATTTTTGCCGTGTCTTCAGTCGTTAGACCGATAACCGCAATCTTAATGCCTTGCTTATCAAACATGTGGTAAGCATCGAACAAACGCTCACCGGTTTTCTTGTCATAGATATTGGCAGACAGCATTGGGAAGTTTGCCCACTCTTTCTGCTTAAACAGGACTTCCAGCGGGTTATCGAACTCATGGTTACCCAATGCCATTGCATCGTAACCAATCATGCTCATGCCTTTAAAGTCCGGTTCTGCATCCTGAAGGTCAGACTCAGGAACACCCGTATTGATATCACCACCTGACAGCAGTAATACACTGCCACCTTCCGCTTCTACATCAGCACGAATCTGGTCAATCAGCGTTTTACGCGCTGCCATACCATACTCGCCGTATTTGTTTTGCCAGAAGCGACCGTGATGGTCATTGGTATGAAGAATCGTTAGCTTATAAGTCTCATCAGCATTCCATTCTTGCTCTGGTTGAGTTGCGCATCCTGCTAATGACGCGATGATAGCCGCGCTTAGCACGGACTTAAACATAAGGCTTTTTTTCATTGTCATACCTTTAATTTTTTGGGAACCACTGCCTTGAGCATATTGGGTTTGCTCATATTTTGCCGATCTGTTGTGTTGTAAGACTAAGAAAAACATCGACAAAATTTGCGTTAGTTTAAAGTAAGCGTTTAAACATAACATTACGATTTCACTTTTATGTAATCTATATCACAAGTTGATATACATCAGCTGGCATTATTATCAGTAATGTAATTAAGCGCTATGAAACTGTAATAGATAGCAGAGGAATAGTGGTAGGTATTCAGTGGCTGGAGGGTGTTTTTTCTGCGAAGAAACGATTGCTCAACACAAATAGTGAACATAAAAAAGCCAGCTAAATTCAAGCTGGCTTTTGACTAGGTAACGTTAGAACCTATTTAATATCGATGTGCTCAAAGCCTTTAATCAGGTCATCGAGTGCCTTCATCTGCGCTAGGAATGGTTCTAGTTTATCCAATGGTAATGCAGAAGGGCCGTCACATAGTGCTTTATCTGGATTTGGGTGAGCCTCAATAAACAGACCTGCAATGCCAGTCGCCAAACCCGCTTTAGCAAGTTCTACAGTCTGCTCACGGCGACCGCCAGAAGCCGCACCAGAAGGATCACGCATCTGAAGCGAGTGAGTCACATCAAAGATGATTGGGCTGCCATTTGATGCTTTTTTCATTACACCGAAACCAAGCATATCAACGACTAGGTTATCGTAGCCATGGCATGAGCCACGCTCACAAAGAATAATGTTGTCGTTACCACATTCTGCAAACTTATCAACGATGTTGCCAACTTGACCTGGGCTCATGAACTGAGGCTTCTTAACGTTAATAACCGCACCCGTTTTTGCCATCGCTTCAACAAGATCAGTCTGACGAGCTAGGAACGCTGGTAGCTGAATAACATCAACTACATCCGCCACTGGCTGTGCTTGCGCTTCGGTATGAACATCAGTAATGATTTTCACGCCAAACGTATCTTTTAGCTCTTGGAAGATTTTCATACCTTCTTCCAAGCCTGGGCCTCGGTAAGAATGAACTGAGCTACGGTTCGCCTTATCGAAAGACGCTTTGAAAACGTAAGGAATGCCAAGTTTCTCAGTAACCTTCACATAGTGCTCACAGATCTGCATCGCAAGATCGCGTGATTCCAATACGTTCATACCCGCGAACAGCGTAAAAGGCTTGTCGTTCGCGACTGGGATATCACCCACGTGTACAGTTTTCATTTCCATGTTGTTATTCTCTGAGTTTAGTGAAGAGTCACAGGGGTGCGGCTGATAGCTGACACCTGCGTTTTCAATAATTCGATAGCTGGGTCATCGGGACATTGATCGATGAAGTACTGAAAATCGCTCGCCGCTATTTGATGGCAATCCAGCTGTTGGTAAATATAGCCACGATCGCGGATTTCATAAGGATCGTCTGGAACAAAGGTTAATGCAAGATCAGTACAACGCAGCGCGAGCGTATACTTTTCTTCACGCAATAGCGCGCTCTTAAGCAGCGCCAACCAGCGACCAATTACCGTTGGGTTATCGACCGTTTCTAGGTGTTTAGCCTCTAGCTTTGCCAAAGGACCTTCATGGCCAATTAGCCAAGCTTGCAGGCGCTTTTTACTGACGTATTCACCATCATAAGGATTGATGTATACCGGCGCTTCATTTGGCCAACAAACCTTGACTAAAAATTGCGTTGGGAACGTCACCGCTTCCAGCGGCAAGCCAAGCTTGTGACCAAGGTAGAGCAAGATAGAACCTAGGCTAACAGGTACACCCTTTCGACGCTCAAGCACCTTATCAATGAAGGCGTTATCCGACGAGAAGTACTCGTCGTGGTCACCTTTAAATTGCCATTCGGTGTAAAACAATCTTAGTAGCGAGTCGAGTCGCTGCTTATCATTTCTTTCATGGAACAGCTGTTGCTCAGCTTCTTCTGCAAGCCTAGCCAATTCTAGTTCGGCCCAATGCTGATCCGTTTCTGGATCCACTGCTTTGTTTAAGATCAGTGCACCTTCTGCTAACTCAATCGCATCAAAATCTTCATCAAACAGTTCAATCATGGTTTACCCCATAAGGAATGGCGTTTTCAGCATGGCAATCTTCGCAGCCATCATCAGCCATCCCAGCGCGCCAAAGAAGGCACACGTTCTTAATAATTTGTTCTTTGCTAGCTTTATAGTGAAAAAGGCCAAGGCAAAGTAAGCCAGTATGCAGGTCACCTTTTCCGTCATCCACGGTGCTGCATCCGTGAAAGGAACAAACCCTGTGTATGCAATCAAGCCAAAGCCTGACAACAACAAAAGAGAGTCATTAATGTGTGGGAAACGCTTTAGAAATGGCAGGTTCACTTTTGGTGAATTTGCCATGAGCAACCCGTATCGCACAGTTAACAAGGCGACAGAAATCGCTATCGTCAAAAGGTGAAAATGCTTTAATCCTTCATACATGTTGGCGTCTCTCTTACTTTCTTTTCGTTATTATTGGTGCCACTTTCCAAGTGTCACTCTATCATTGCTTGCGTAGTCTTTCTCTGTGATGACCTCAGTAAAGCCGTTCGTTTCTAGTATGTTTCTAACCGCCTCACCTTGTTCAAACCCGTGTTCGAACAACAACCAGCCACCATCAAGCAAGTAACTGGGTGCTTGTGCACTTATGGTTTCTATATCGGCCAAGCCGTTATTTTCTGCAACCAAAGCTGACGATGGTTCAAAACGAACATCCCCTTGAGAAAGATGGGGGTCATTTTCGTCAATATAAGGGGGGTTAGAGACAATAATGGCGAACTTGTGAGCTGCATCAATCGGCTCAAACCAGCTTCCTTGGGAAAAACTTGCATTGGAAATATCAAGCTTCTTAGCATTACCTGTCGCCAACTCCACCGCATGCTCTTGGTAATCAACACCTTTTACGCGGCGTTTTGGCAGTTCGGAAGCTAACGCCAACGCGATTGCACCGGTTCCCGTCCCTAAATCCAATAAGTCTCCGTCAATCTGCATCGCTTTATCCAATGCCAATTCAACAAGGCGTTCGGTATCAGGTCTTGGAATCAATGTGCTTGGAGCAACGTTAAGTGATAGGGACCAGAACTCTCGCTCCCCTAGGATATAGGCAATGGGCTCGCCTTTGGTTCTTCGAGACAACAGCTCTTCGAACGCAATTTGCTCTGACTCGGTCAGCGGTTTCTCTGGCCACGTCATGAGATAGCTGCGAGGCTTACCCAACGCGTGGCAAAGCAGCACTGCGGCATCAAGGCTTGGTGATTCGCTACTGGTCTCAGAAAGAACAAGCGATGCTCGTTTGAGCACCGCTTCTATCGACATATCTAACGACATGAATTAGTTGTTCTCTGCAAGCGCTGCGAGCTGATCAGCTTGGTGCTCTTGAAGTACTGGGTCGATAAGGCTTGCCAAATCACCTTCCATCACTTCGTTCAAGCGGTAGAGCGTTAAGTTGATACGGTGGTCCGATACGCGGCCTTGCGGGTAGTTGTAAGTACGAATACGGTCACTACGGTCACCAGAACCTAGTAGGTTACGACGAGCATCCGAAACTTCAGCTGCGCGGCGTGCTTCTTCTGCTTGCACAATACGTGCTGCTAGCACAGCCATCGCTTTCGCTTTGTTCTTATGCTGTGAACGCTCATCCTGACACTCAACCACAGTACCTGTTGGCAAGTGAGTAATACGAATTGCAGAATCCGTGGTGTTAACGTGCTGACCACCCGCGCCAGATGCACGGAAGGTATCGATCTTAAGATCTGCGGCTTTGATTTCTGGTAGGTCGGCTTCTGGGATCTCAGGCATGACAGCAACAGTACATGCTGACGTATGTACACGGCCTTGAGACTCAGTTTCTGGGACACGCTGTACGCGGTGACCACCGGATTCGAACTTCATTGTACCGTAGACAGAATCACCCGATACTTTTGCGATCATCTCTTTGTAACCGCCTTGCTCAGACTCGTTGCAGCTCATTACCTCAACGCGCCAGCCTTTCTTCTCAGCAAATTTAGAGTACATACGGAAAAGGTTGCCCGCGAAGATACCCGCTTCGTCGCCACCCGCGCCAGCACGGATTTCTAGGAAACAGTTGCGCTCATCGTTTGGATCTTTTGGTAGCAGAAGAATTTGTAGCTCATCCGCCAGGTTTTCGATCGACGCTTTCGCTTCTTTGATCTCTTCTTGAGCCATTTCGCGCATCTCAGCATCGTCTTCTTTTGCCATCTCTTCCGCAGCTTCAAGATCGTCTTGCGCTTGCTGGTAGGCTTGGAAACACTTCGTCACTTCTTCAAGCTGAGAGTACTCTTTAGAAAGAGCGCGGAACTTGTCTTGGTCACCGATGACACCAGGGTCACCAAGTAGATGTTGAACTTCTTCGTAGCGTTCAACCAGAGTTTCCAATTTTACTAAAATGGAGGCTTTCATAATTGCGTCTTTTCTCGGGGTGAGGCTTATTTCGTTTGGTCTAAACCCAAACTCTGTCTGATAACCGTGAGTTTCGCAGGATCACCCTGCTCTGCGGCATCTTGCAGCGCTTTGGTCGGCGCATGAATAAGCTTGTTTGTTAATTTATTACTGAGCTCTAGCAGCACTTTCTCTGGGTCTCCCCCTGCGGCTAGCGCTTGTAAGCTTTTAGATAGTATATCTTGTCTGGTGTCATTCGCCTGTTTGCGATACTGCCGAATGCTATCAACGGCCTGCAGAGAACGCATCCAAGACATAAACTGCGCGCTCTCTTCACTTACGATGGCTTCCGCTTGAATCGCTTCTACTTTTCTCTGTTCAATATTGCTATCAACAATAGACTGTAAATCATCAACAGTATAAAGGTAGGCATCGTTGAGTTCGCCAACTTGCGATTCAATATCGCGCGGCACGGCAATGTCGATAAGAAGCATAGGTTGATAGCGACGCTTCTTAATCGCAGTTTCAACCATACCCTTACCAATAATCGGTAATGGACTCGCCGTAGAGCTGATCACAATGTCGGCTTTTGGCAACACTTCCGGAATATCATTAAGTGCAATCACCTCAGCACCAAACTGAGAAGCCAACACTTCAGCTCGCTCTTTGGTACGGTTGGCAACGATCATCTTCTTGCACCCTTGCCCTTCTAAGTGCTTAGCTACCAGTTCAATTGTCTCGCCTGCGCCCACAAGCAGAACCGTGGACTCAGCTAACGACTCAAAAATCTGTCTCGCAAGTGTGGTAGCGGCATAGGCAACAGAAACCGCACTGCCACCAATTTCCGTTTCGGTACGTACTCGCTTAGCTACAGAGAACGTCTTTTGAAACAGCTTCTCTATGCCACCTTCTACCGACTGGTGATCACGAGCATCACTGTACGCCTGCTTTACCTGCCCTAAGATTTGCGGCTCGCCCAATACTAGCGAGTCAAGACCACAGGAGACGCGCATCAAGTGCTTGATAGCGGCCTGCTCTTCATAGACATAGAGTGATGGTTTGAGCTCTTCAGCAGGTACGTCATGAAAACGAACTAACCAATCGATCAGTTGCGACTTATTGGTATCACCAGTGTCACAATAGATTTCGGTACGGTTACAGGTCGAGAGAATCACTGAACCATTGACTTTGGTATTGTCTCTCAGCTCATTCAGTGCTCGGTCAAGTTTTTCAGGTGGAAACGCCACCTTCTCTCTCAGATCCACTGACGCTGTATTGTGGTTAATACCAATAGCAAGCAATGACATGTAACGCGAATTCTCTGATACGGATTTGACAAATAGGGCAGAATTTTACTTGATGGCAACGTTTATTGAAAGTCTCTGGCCAATATGTTTTCCTGAGTTTGTGGGATTAATGCTATAGTCTTTCAATATTTTATTGAATTTGCACCATAATCCATCACGTAAGTAGTTTTCTATGACCAGACTTTATCGTCGCTTCTTTTATACGTTCACAGCACTATTTTTGATTGGTTGTAGCACTTTGCCACCTGAGCCTCAAAGTGTGGAATGGCAAGCTCACCGCCAGCAACTTGAATCACTGACTCAATATACCGCCAATGGCAAGCTCGGTTATATTTCTCCTGAACAGCGCCAAACGCTCAATTTCCATTGGACGTATTCCGCCAATTTAACCCAAGTGCGCTTAACCACTTTTTTAGGTCAGACGGTGTTTAACCTAACCTCAACACCCAACGGTGCGTTTATCGAAACCTATGATGACCAGAAACTCTCCGGTCAAGACGCCAATCTACTGATCTATCAGCTGACTGGGCTCAATATCCCTATCGAGCAACTCGCAGGTTGGCTCATCGGCCTTCCGACAAATGCGGACACTTATCAGCTAAATGACCTTAATACAGTGGCAAGCCTCTCCAAAGAACTCAACCAGAAGACTTGGGCGCTTAATTACACTGAATATCGAGCATTCAATGTCGAAGACACCGAGCGCACACTGCCAATGCCAACTCGAATGCAATTGGTGCAAGACGACACTAAGCTAAACCTCGTTGTATCTAAATGGACCATCAAACAGTGACCGAACGCAACATGATCACCGAAACCACCACGTGGCCAAGCCCAGCCAAGCTTAACCTATTTCTATACATAACAGGCAGACAGCCTAATGGTTACCACGAACTGCAAACCTTGTTTCAGTTTATTGACCTATGTGACTCATTAGAGATCACGGCTAACAAAAGCGGTGAGATCACCTTGTCTCCCGACATTGAAGGTGTCGCAACGCAAGATAACTTAATCTGGAAGGCCGCTACCGCCCTTCAAGCCAAGGCAGAGTGCTCTTTTGGTGCGCACATTAAGCTGGATAAAATACTGCCAATGGGAGGAGGTATCGGCGGTGGATCCTCTAATGCCGCTACGGTGCTTGTCGCGCTCAACTTTTTATGGCAAACCGGCTTAAATAGCGACGACCTCGCTGAAATAGGTCTTGCGCTTGGCGCGGATGTGCCTGTGTTTGTGCGTGGATTCGCCGCATTTGCAGAAGGTGTTGGTGAGAAGCTATCTCATGCCGATCCAGTTGAGAATTGGTATCTGGTCGTGAAACCAAAAGTCAGCATCGCAACTGTCGATATCTTTACTCACCCCGATCTTACAAGAAATACGCCAAAGCGAGAGCTAGCAACGCTTTTAGAGAGCCCTCACGTAAACGATTGCGAAAAAATTGTACGAATGCTCTATCCAGAGGTTGATAACCAACTTTCTTGGCTGCTACAATACGCGCCGTCAAGATTGACGGGGACAGGATCTTGCGTGTTTTCCGAGTTTAATAGCAAAGAAAATGCCGAGAAAGTCCTTGAAATGCTTCCTGACACCGTCTCCGCTTTTGTGGCGAAAGGGTGCAACCGCTCTCCTTTGTTAGAGACCCTGGCTAACTATGAATTAGCCCATTTACAATCTGTTTAAACTGGACGCAACCCTGAGGTTTCCACCGTGCCTGATATGAAGCTATTTGCTGGTAACGCAACACCTGAACTAGCCCAACGTATTGCTGACCGTCTATACATCTCTCTAGGAGATGCTACTGTTGACCGTTTCTCTGACGGCGAAGTCGCTGTTCAAATCAACGAAAACGTTCGTGGTAGTGATGTATTCATCATTCAGTCAACTTGTGCGCCAACTAACGACAACCTAATGGAGTTAGTGGTAATGATTGATGCAATGCGCCGCGCTTCAGCAGGCCGTATTACTGCTGTTATTCCTTACTTTGGTTATGCTCGTCAAGACCGTCGCGTACGTTCTGCACGTGTGCCAATCACTGCAAAAGTTGTTGCAGACTTCCTTTCAAACGTTGGCGTTGACCGCGTTCTTACTATCGACCTACACGCAGAGCAGATTCAAGGCTTCTTCGATGTACCTGTAGATAACATCTTCGGTACTCCAGTGCTTCTTGAAGACATGGCTGAGCGTGGTCTTGAAGATCCAGTTGTTGTTTCTCCTGACCTTGGTGGTGTTGTTCGTGCTCGTGCTACTGCTAAAGCACTAGGCGATATCGATATCGCAATCGTCGACAAGCGTCGTCCACGTGCTAACGTATCTGAAGTGATGAACCTAATCGGTGATGTTGAAGGTCGCGACTGTGTGATCGTTGATGACATGATCGATACTGGTGGCA
This window of the Vibrio maritimus genome carries:
- the smrA gene encoding DNA endonuclease SmrA, with the protein product MSQDDDLDLFQQMMGDVKPIQNDTVELKKSHQVSDSQLAKRQAALWLSEQDPEYLSIDFAPMVKPDDIIEFKRDGVQEGVYRKLRLGKYPLQAKLDLHRRTLKEARDEVIKFLQQCMRMDIRTVIIVHGRGERSNPPALMKSYLANWLTQIKDVQCVHSAQRFHGGSGAVYVMLRKSQEKKLENRERHQKRMS
- the rluF gene encoding 23S rRNA pseudouridine(2604) synthase RluF encodes the protein MSNSADGKRLNKYISETGFCSRREADRLIEQQRVTINGKVPEMGTKVMPSDNVEIDGKPVRSKEKPIYIALNKPTGITCTTERDVPGNIVDFVGHHKRIFPIGRLDKPSDGLIFLTNDGDIVNKILRAGNNHEKEYVVRVDKPITKDFIKKMGAGVAILDTVTLPCKVEQETKFSFRITLTQGLNRQIRRMCEALGYDVLKLRRVRIMNISIDGIPNGKWRYLSDEEVAEILRMCEGSVSTEEASRKDAKGRHITKATDAKLHDARREAKRDKEREGKRDKMKTYSGHGADEYRRGPSKRRHSDSENGRNESSRGGKPSQRKPNQSGNKSRPSKPNNKRPVNPKAGQSDSGQRKPRVGGTLSLKK
- the ybaK gene encoding Cys-tRNA(Pro) deacylase codes for the protein MTPAINLAKKKKITHTVHQYDHDPRHESYGLEAVEALGQDPESVFKTLLFAINGEPKNLAVAVIPVEEKLNLKLAAKAAGGKKADMADKDIAQKTTGYVLGGISPLGQKKALPTFIHSTAQDRDTMCVSAGKRGLEIELAPSDLAALTRAKFVNLCEA
- the ushA gene encoding bifunctional UDP-sugar hydrolase/5'-nucleotidase UshA produces the protein MKKSLMFKSVLSAAIIASLAGCATQPEQEWNADETYKLTILHTNDHHGRFWQNKYGEYGMAARKTLIDQIRADVEAEGGSVLLLSGGDINTGVPESDLQDAEPDFKGMSMIGYDAMALGNHEFDNPLEVLFKQKEWANFPMLSANIYDKKTGERLFDAYHMFDKQGIKIAVIGLTTEDTAKIGNPEYIGGIEFRDPKVEAKKLIAELKETEKPDLIFAVTHMGHYENGQRGVNAPGDVALARYLNEGDLDMIVGGHSQEPVCMEGPNVVKKNFKPSDECKPDIQNGTWIVQAYEWGKYVGRADYEFKNGELNMVSYDLIPVNLKKKVKVDGKKQRVLVEDEIKQDAELLAFLTPFQEKGQEQLGAKIGETNGKLEGDRNVVRFSQTNLGRLIGTAHMERAKADFAVMNSGGVRDSIAEGDVTYKDVLIVQPFGNIITYTDMTGAEVLDYLNVVATKPVDSGAYAQFAGISMTVDKDQVSDVVINGKALDPKATYRFTVPSFNAAGGDGYPKLTGHPGHVNTGFVDAEVLKDYLEANSPIDVNKYQPKGEIVYKN
- the kdsA gene encoding 3-deoxy-8-phosphooctulonate synthase; translation: MEMKTVHVGDIPVANDKPFTLFAGMNVLESRDLAMQICEHYVKVTEKLGIPYVFKASFDKANRSSVHSYRGPGLEEGMKIFQELKDTFGVKIITDVHTEAQAQPVADVVDVIQLPAFLARQTDLVEAMAKTGAVINVKKPQFMSPGQVGNIVDKFAECGNDNIILCERGSCHGYDNLVVDMLGFGVMKKASNGSPIIFDVTHSLQMRDPSGAASGGRREQTVELAKAGLATGIAGLFIEAHPNPDKALCDGPSALPLDKLEPFLAQMKALDDLIKGFEHIDIK
- a CDS encoding SirB1 family protein; protein product: MIELFDEDFDAIELAEGALILNKAVDPETDQHWAELELARLAEEAEQQLFHERNDKQRLDSLLRLFYTEWQFKGDHDEYFSSDNAFIDKVLERRKGVPVSLGSILLYLGHKLGLPLEAVTFPTQFLVKVCWPNEAPVYINPYDGEYVSKKRLQAWLIGHEGPLAKLEAKHLETVDNPTVIGRWLALLKSALLREEKYTLALRCTDLALTFVPDDPYEIRDRGYIYQQLDCHQIAASDFQYFIDQCPDDPAIELLKTQVSAISRTPVTLH
- a CDS encoding SirB2 family protein: MYEGLKHFHLLTIAISVALLTVRYGLLMANSPKVNLPFLKRFPHINDSLLLLSGFGLIAYTGFVPFTDAAPWMTEKVTCILAYFALAFFTIKLAKNKLLRTCAFFGALGWLMMAAKIAMLKTPFLMG
- the prmC gene encoding peptide chain release factor N(5)-glutamine methyltransferase, whose product is MSLDMSIEAVLKRASLVLSETSSESPSLDAAVLLCHALGKPRSYLMTWPEKPLTESEQIAFEELLSRRTKGEPIAYILGEREFWSLSLNVAPSTLIPRPDTERLVELALDKAMQIDGDLLDLGTGTGAIALALASELPKRRVKGVDYQEHAVELATGNAKKLDISNASFSQGSWFEPIDAAHKFAIIVSNPPYIDENDPHLSQGDVRFEPSSALVAENNGLADIETISAQAPSYLLDGGWLLFEHGFEQGEAVRNILETNGFTEVITEKDYASNDRVTLGKWHQ
- the prfA gene encoding peptide chain release factor 1, which codes for MKASILVKLETLVERYEEVQHLLGDPGVIGDQDKFRALSKEYSQLEEVTKCFQAYQQAQDDLEAAEEMAKEDDAEMREMAQEEIKEAKASIENLADELQILLLPKDPNDERNCFLEIRAGAGGDEAGIFAGNLFRMYSKFAEKKGWRVEVMSCNESEQGGYKEMIAKVSGDSVYGTMKFESGGHRVQRVPETESQGRVHTSACTVAVMPEIPEADLPEIKAADLKIDTFRASGAGGQHVNTTDSAIRITHLPTGTVVECQDERSQHKNKAKAMAVLAARIVQAEEARRAAEVSDARRNLLGSGDRSDRIRTYNYPQGRVSDHRINLTLYRLNEVMEGDLASLIDPVLQEHQADQLAALAENN
- the hemA gene encoding glutamyl-tRNA reductase yields the protein MSLLAIGINHNTASVDLREKVAFPPEKLDRALNELRDNTKVNGSVILSTCNRTEIYCDTGDTNKSQLIDWLVRFHDVPAEELKPSLYVYEEQAAIKHLMRVSCGLDSLVLGEPQILGQVKQAYSDARDHQSVEGGIEKLFQKTFSVAKRVRTETEIGGSAVSVAYAATTLARQIFESLAESTVLLVGAGETIELVAKHLEGQGCKKMIVANRTKERAEVLASQFGAEVIALNDIPEVLPKADIVISSTASPLPIIGKGMVETAIKKRRYQPMLLIDIAVPRDIESQVGELNDAYLYTVDDLQSIVDSNIEQRKVEAIQAEAIVSEESAQFMSWMRSLQAVDSIRQYRKQANDTRQDILSKSLQALAAGGDPEKVLLELSNKLTNKLIHAPTKALQDAAEQGDPAKLTVIRQSLGLDQTK
- the lolB gene encoding lipoprotein insertase outer membrane protein LolB, which translates into the protein MTRLYRRFFYTFTALFLIGCSTLPPEPQSVEWQAHRQQLESLTQYTANGKLGYISPEQRQTLNFHWTYSANLTQVRLTTFLGQTVFNLTSTPNGAFIETYDDQKLSGQDANLLIYQLTGLNIPIEQLAGWLIGLPTNADTYQLNDLNTVASLSKELNQKTWALNYTEYRAFNVEDTERTLPMPTRMQLVQDDTKLNLVVSKWTIKQ